In one window of Helianthus annuus cultivar XRQ/B chromosome 17, HanXRQr2.0-SUNRISE, whole genome shotgun sequence DNA:
- the LOC118488786 gene encoding F-box/FBD/LRR-repeat protein At5g56420-like → MDSRHGKVRLKVEVDRLSNLPNDLIHKILSFIDVKYAIRTSALSSRWRYIWTSMPCLNFSSEGFHSLPEFSKFVTRVLSTRNNKTEVRYVKLAFCGKDSEAFVKRILKYSFSHNVQQLDVTCLPGKKGYHEDLCESPLSVFSSQSLKNLTMSGYGYRHFIMIPPTWYLPALTTLNLLCVAMNYDDITDKSAGLLSNCANLKNLTLNNCRIPGGRSKDLHLCHLGLSNLTLENGGYNAVYVDTPQLKKFTIINWPGISLVSAPNLASLRYKDDTNNYFGNPLKVSSDLLHLEKVDICIQCSHECKYYAQFVCFNNSVVSNFLHLTWNFSRYAGIGPWCLSYGSNKYFQSSIFISGTNLRSTISIYRLKEFKDLSS, encoded by the exons ATGGATTCCAGGCATGGTAAAGTTAGATTGAAAGTAGAAGTTGATAGACTAAGCAACTTGCCAAATGATCTTATCCATAAAATCCTCTCTTTTATTGACGTTAAATATGCGATCCGAACAAGTGCTTTGTCATCCAGATGGAGGTATATCTGGACTTCAATGCCCTGTCTTAATTTCTCAAGTGAGGGTTTCCATTCGTTGCCCGAGTTCTCCAAATTTGTTACACGTGTTCTGTCTACCCGAAACAATAAAACAGAAGTGCGTTATGTCAAGCTGGCTTTTTGTGGAAAGGATAGCGAGGCATTTGTCaaaagaattttgaaatattCATTTTCCCACAATGTCCAACAGCTGGACGTTACTTGCTTGCCTGGAAAGAAGGGGTATCATGAGGATTTATGCGAATCTCCTCTTTCTGTCTTTAGTTCTCAGTCTCTCAAAAATCTCACGATGTCTGGGTATGGTTACAGACATTTCATTATGATCCCACCTACTTGGTACTTACCTGCTTTAACAACATTGAATCTCCTTTGTGTCGCAATGAATTATGATGATATTACTGACAAGAGTGCTGGTCTTTTATCCAATTGCGCGAACTTGAAGAATCTCACCTTAAACAATTGCAGAATTCCGGGGGGTCGATCGAAGGATCTCCATCTATGCCATCTTGGACTATCTAATCTAACACTTGAAAATGGTGGTTATAATGCTGTCTATGTGGATACACCTCAACTTAAGAAATTCACTATAATAAATTGGCCAGGGATAAGTTTGGTTTCCGCACCCAACCTTGCCTCTTTGCGTTATAAAGATGATACAAATAATTATTTTGGTAATCCTTTGAAGGTTTCTTCCGACCTTCTTCATTTGGAAAAGGTGGATATATGTATTCAATGTTCCCATGAATGTAAGTATTATGCTCAATTCGTCTGCTTCAACAACTCCGTAGTGTCAAATTTCTTACACTTAACTTGGAACTTCTCAAGGTATGCTGGTATTGGTCCTTGGTGTTTATCATATGGGTCTAACAAATATTTTCAAT CTTCTATCTTCATCAGTGGAACTAATCTCAGATCAACCATCTCCATTTACCGACTTAAAGAGTTTAAAGATTTATCCAGCTGA
- the LOC110923652 gene encoding uncharacterized protein LOC110923652, which produces MSTEVKNFLLDSSHGATFTLVSYEEVRAVRNVASAENLMRKLQLLLDKWTENSEINTTDMEQDKAPMESQTATMHEQVEVENERAFPDTKIKWHVGERMTHIESYWEGLNEQYEKGYENTGHTISMLREIKVILTKLPASHRDKLEGRFSGLCVEAEAIMDNVMDRMKIKCGKTPHCSNVSFYELVTSPQRSS; this is translated from the exons ATGTCTACTGAAGTCAAAAACTTTTTGCTAGATAGTTCTCATGGTGCTACCTTTACACTGGTTTCATATGAG GAGGTTAGAGCTGTTAGGAATGTTGCATCAGCAGAAAACCTTATGAGAAAGTTGCAGTTGCTACTAGATAAGTGGACAGAAAATAGTGAAATAAATACGACTGACATGGAGCAGGACAAGGCACCAATGGAAAGCCAAACGGCAACAATGCATGAGCAAGTGGAAGTTGAGAACGAAAGGGCATTTCCGGACACGAAAATCAAATGGCATGTTGGGGAAAGAATGACACATATCGAGAGCTATTGGGAAGGTCTGAATGAGCAGTATGAGAAAGGGTATGAAAATACTGGTCACACAATTTCAATGTTGCGGGAGATTAAAGTAATACTGACAAAGTTGCCTGCATCACATCGAGATAAGTTGGAAGGAAGGTTTTCTGGTTTGTGTGTAGAGGCTGAGGCAATCATGGATAATGTGATGGATCGTATGAAGATCAAATGCGGTAAGACGCCACACTGTTCAAATGTCTCCTTTTATGAACTTGTCACATCACCACAACGATCTTCTTGA